A region of Vitis riparia cultivar Riparia Gloire de Montpellier isolate 1030 chromosome 12, EGFV_Vit.rip_1.0, whole genome shotgun sequence DNA encodes the following proteins:
- the LOC117925834 gene encoding serine/arginine-rich splicing factor SC35-like, whose protein sequence is MSHFGRSGPPDIKDTFSLLVLNITFRTTADDLFPFFDKYGKVVDIFIPRDRRTGESRGFAFVRYKYADEAQKAVDRLDGRIVDGREITVQFAKYGPNAERIHKGRIVETFPKSRGRSRSNSPRRRYRDDNRDRDYRRRSRSRSYDRYESDRYRGRERDYRRRSRSHSASPDYHRGRYDDGRRNLSRSRSIDSVSPTRYTPSPKRNFPPRVTPSPPRGGSQDRRSGEERSPSRSISPRGRPAGSRSPFLHKSDADD, encoded by the exons ATGTCTCACTTTGGAAGATCAGGTCCGCCGGATATCAAAGACACCTTTTCTTTACTCGTTCTCAACATCACCTTCC GCACCACCGCGGATGATCTGTTTCCGTTTTTTGACAAATACGGAAAGGTCGTCGATATCTTCATTCCCAGAGATCGAAG GACTGGTGAATCGCGTGGTTTTGCATTTGTTCGTTATAAGTATGCAGATGAGGCACAAAAGGCAGTGGATAGGCTAGACG GAAGGATTGTTGATGGTCGAGAAATTACAGTTCAGTTTGCTAAATATGGGCCAAATGCTGAGCGAAT CCACAAAGGAAGAATTGTTGAAACATTTCCAAAGTCTAGAGGCAGGTCAAGAAGTAATAGTCCACGGCGAAG GTATCGAGATGATAACAGAGACAGGGATTACAGGAGGAGAAGTCGCAGCAGGAGCTATGATAGGTATGAAAGTGACAGGTACCGTGGGAGGGAGAGAGACTATCGACGTCGAAGCAGGAGCCACAGTGCAAGTCCTGATTACCACAGAGGCCGGTATGATGATGGACGACGGAATCTGAGTAGGAGTCGGTCAATTGATAG TGTTTCCCCCACTCGGTATACACCTAGTCCTAAGAGAAATTTTCCTCCTCGTGTGACCCCATCTCCTCCTAGGGGTGGTAGTCAGGACAGACGCAGTGGGGAAGAACGATCCCCTAGTCGAAGTATTTCACCAAGAGGTCGGCCTGCTGGTTCACGTAGCCCATTCCTGCACAAGTCAGATGCTGAT GACTGA
- the LOC117925855 gene encoding nudC domain-containing protein 2, with translation MSEKLAPEKRHSFFHGSQKVFEWDQTLEEVNVYITLPPNVPTKLFYCKIQSKHVEVGIKGNPPYLNHDLSCPVKTDSSFWTLEDDTMHITLQKREKGHTWSSPIVGEGQLDPYSTDLEQKRLMLQRFQEENPGFDFSQAQFSGNCPDPRTFMGGIRSD, from the exons ATGTCGGAGAAATTGGCACCAGAGAAGCGCCACAGCTTCTTCCACGGCA GCCAGAAGGTGTTTGAATGGGACCAGACCCTAGAGGAGGTGAACGTCTACATCACTCTCCCTCCCAATGTCCCCACAAAGCTTTTCTACTGCAAAATCCAATCCAAACATGTGGAAGTTGGCATCAAAGGCAACCCTCCTTATCTTAAT CATGATCTCAGTTGCCCTGTTAAGACTGATTCTTCCTTCTGGACTTTAG AGGATGATACAATGCACATAACCCTGCAGAAGAGGGAAAAGGGTCATACATGGTCTTCACCTATAGTGGGTGAGGGTCAGCTTGACCCATATTCAACTGATCTCGAACAGAAGCGCCTTATGCTTCAAAGGTTTCAAGAGGAG AACCCCGGATTTGACTTCTCGCAGGCTCAGTTTTCAGGGAACTGCCCAGACCCAAGGACATTCATGGGAGGGATCAGATCTGATTGA